The Halopelagius inordinatus genomic interval GGGCGACGAGGAGAAGTCGCCGTCCTCGCGGTTGGATTCGAGGGTTTCCTCGGCGGAGTTCCAGCCGTTGACGTAGCCCTGATGGTGAGTGTCGTGGTGCCACGTCAGAACCTGTTCGGAGACGTGCGGTTCGAGTGCGTCGTAGTCGTACGGGAGCGGGTCGAGTTCGTAGCTCATGATAATACCTCGTGATACTGTACGTTGACAGATCGGATAAAGTTTGAGAAGTCATACGGTAACACCGACCAAGGAGTCGGCGGAGTCATCGCCGAGAGGTACACCTCGCGTCGGCCGATGGAGTGCCGTCGGAACGGGTGGCCGTTCTAACCGGAAAAAAGCGAGGAGCGTCGGGTCTCAGTGGGTGTGTTGACCGACGACGTCGGCGCTCTGCGCCTGTTCGTACCGTTGCGCCACGTCCTCCCAGTCGACGACGTCCCAGAAACTGTCGACGTACTCGCCGCGGTTGTTCTCGTACTGGAGGTAGTACGCGTGCTCCCAGACGTCGAGGACGAGAATCGGCGTCGAACCGGACACCTGCTGGTTCTGGTGGTTCTCGTTGGCGACGACCATCAGTTGGTCGGCGGCGTGGTCGTACACCAACTGCCCCCACCCGGACCCCTCGACGCCCTTCGAAGCCGCCGCGAAGTCCGATTTGAACTGCTCGAATCCGCCGAACTGTTCGTCGAGGGCGTCGGCGAGTTCGCCCTCGGGTTCGCCGCCGCCGTCGGGACTCATGTTCTCCCAGAAGACGGTGTGGTTCACGTGCCCCGAGAGGTTGAACGCGAGGTTCCGCTTTACGCTCTTTACGTTCCCCATGTCTCCGCTCTCGCGCATCTGTTCGAGTTGCTCCAGCGCGGAGTTCGCACCGTCG includes:
- a CDS encoding superoxide dismutase, with the translated sequence MSTYELPDLPYDYDALEPVIDERIMELHHDKHHQGYVDGANSALEQLEQMRESGDMGNVKSVKRNLAFNLSGHVNHTVFWENMSPDGGGEPEGELADALDEQFGGFEQFKSDFAAASKGVEGSGWGQLVYDHAADQLMVVANENHQNQQVSGSTPILVLDVWEHAYYLQYENNRGEYVDSFWDVVDWEDVAQRYEQAQSADVVGQHTH